The Exiguobacterium mexicanum nucleotide sequence AACCTGTTTGGATTGATTTCTCAACCAGCTCAGAAAATCAGCCGGAAGCATATGAACTTCTGCTCTATGATGCACTGCGCGGCGATTCAACGTTCTTTGCCGATTGGAGAGAAGTGGAACTATCATGGAAGTGGATTCAACCACTATTAGAAGCTTACCAAGAGGAGTTATTGCCTTTATATTCTTATCCAGCCGGTTCAACAGGTCCAGAAATGGCAAATGAGTTATTGCTGACGGATCAATCGAAGTGGTGGTAAAAAATAGTTCATTCAAAAGGAGAGAGATTACATGACCGTTTCATTTGATTTCACCAATGTATACCAATGTATTATCGTTTATGACGAATAGCGAGTTTGAAAATATTAGCGAATTTGTCAAACAAGCGCATAACCAACTTCACCAGCAGACAGGACCGGGTTCTGACTACTTGGGGTGGATCGACTGGCCGATTAACTATGATAAAGAAGAGTTTCTCCAGGTGAAACTGGCTGCCGAAAGAATTCAGCAACAGTCAGATGCGCTGATTGTGATTGGCATCGGCGGCTCTTATCTAGGCTCCAAGGCAGCAATAGAAGCCTTATCACATACATTCCATAACCAAGTTAAAGGGAATACGGAAGTTTATTTTGCTGGACATAACATTAGCCCAACTTATATCACACATTTGCTTCAGCTACTGGAAGGGAAAGACATTTCCATCAATGTGATCTCCAAGTCCGGCACAACCACTGAACCCGCTTTAGCCTTCCGGATCTTCCGTACCCTTTTGGAAAAAAAGTATGGAAAAGAAGAAGCTAGAAATCGAATTTATGTCACAACCGACCGGAGCAAAGGTGCGCTTCGGAATCTTGCAGTTGAAGAAGGATACGAAACATTTGTCATTCCTGATAATATCGGAGGACGATACTCCCTTTTGACTCCAGTCGGTTTACTTCCGATGGCTGTAGCCGGGCTTAATATCGACCAAGTGATGCAGGGGACAAAAGCTGCTTACCACAAATACAACAATCCCGTACTCGCTACAAACGAAAGCTACCAATATGCTGCAGTAAGGAATATTTTTTATAATAAAGGAAAATCGATTGAACTGTTTGTAAGCTACGAGCCTGGCCTGCTTTCTACAGCAGAATGGTGGAAACAACTTTTCGGGGAAAGTGAAGGAAAAGATGAAAAAGGACTCTTCCCCGCTTCTGTCAATTTCTCCACTGATTTACATTCAATGGGGCAGTATGTGCAGGAAGGGCGCCGTCTATTCTTTGAAACAGTTTTGCAAGTGAAGAAACCTTCCCTCGATCTTGTCATACAAGAAGATCCAGCCAATATGGATGGGTTGAACTTCTTAGCAGGAAAAACGATGGATGAAGTGAACAAAAAAGCGGCACTTGGAACTTCCCTTGCTCATGTCGATGGAGGTGTGCCGAATCTGGTCATTGAGCTAGACGAACTCAATGAATTCACCTTTGGCGAAATGATTTATTTCTTCGAAAAAGCCTGCGCGATCAGTGGCACTTTACTCGGTGTCAATCCATTTGACCAACCAGGAGTAGAGGCATATAAAACCAATATGTTTGCATTGCTTGGCAAAGAAGGATTTGAAAAAGAAAGAGAAAAGCTGGAAAATCGGCTGTTGCCGTCTGGCAACTCACAAAACGATGAGGTGAAAATACAATGAAGCAGCAAATTGGAGTCATCGGTTTAGGGGTAATGGGAAAAAACTTAGCCCTGAACATGGAGAGTAAAGGTTATTCTGTATCTGTCTATGATTATTGGACAGACCGAATCGACGAATTAGCTGAAAAAGAAGCACAAGGAAAAAAGATTTTGGGAGCATACAGTGTTGAAGAGTTTGTCCTTTCATTGGAAACCCCCCGCAAAATCTTGTTGATGGTGAAATCTGGAGACACGACGGATTCGGTCATTGAATCCCTCCTTCCCCACCTTCAATCAGGGGACATTCTATTAGACGGAGGAAATTCGTTTTTTGAAGACACGAATAGGCGAACAGCAAAATTACAAGAAGCAGGCTTGCACTTTCTAGGCGCCGGAATTTCCGGCGGAGAAGAAGGTGCCCGCAACGGTCCTTCCATCATGCCCGGTGGACCGAAAGAAGCATATGAACAAGTCAAACCTATTCTGGAAGCAATTTCGGCAAAAGTAGATGACACTCCTTGCAGTGCCTATATGGGTCCTGATGGAGCTGGCCATTATGTAAAAATGGTTCATAATGGCATTGAATACGGCGATATGCAATTGATATCCGAAGCCTATTTCATCATGAAACACGCGCTTGGCCTTTCTGTCCTAGAAATGTCCACTATATTCTCGGATTGGAACAAAGGGGAGCTTGACAGTTACCTTGTCGAAATTACCGCCGATATTTTGAACAAGCGGGATGAAGATACCGGGAAGCCGCTTGTTGATCAGATTTTGGATGTGGCCGGACAGAAAGGGACTGGGAAATGGACAAGCCAAAACGCGTTGGATTTAGGTGTTTCCCTTCCAATCGTCACAGAGTCCGTTTTCGCAAGGTTTATTTCCTCGGTCAAGGAAGAACGGGTCGCGGCAAGCAAAATTCTGCAAGGCCCTGAACCGGAAAAACAGGCAGGCGACTCCCAAGAAATGATTGAAGCCATCCGCAAAGCCTTATACATGAGTAAGATTTGCTCGTATGCCCAAGGTTTTGCCCAAATGCGTGCGGCATCTGAAGAGTATGGCTGGAATATTCCTTACGGGGACGTTGCCATGATCTTCCGTGGAGGATGTATCATCCGGGCGCAATTCCTGCAAAAGATCAAAGAAGCATTTGACGGCAATCCCGAACTGCCTAACTTATTAATTGATCCATATTTCCAGGAGATTATAGGGGAGTATCAGCATTCTCTACGAAAAGTGCTGACGCTGGCCATTCAGCAAGGAATTCCGGCGCCCGCTTTTTCAAGCGCATTGGCTTACTATGACAGCTATCGCTCTGAGACATTGCCAGCCAATTTAATCCAGGCACAGCGGGATTACTTTGGTGCCCATACGTACCAGCGTGTAGACAAAGAAGGTTTCTTCCACACCGAGTGGCAAGTAAAATAACCAGAAACAATAAGTATGTAGAAGCTTGTTAGAACATCACGTAATCAGACTAAAAGGCCTGTTGGAAAAAGAAAGTTTTCCAGCGGGCTTTTTTGAATACATTGCAGCCTCCATGCTCATTGACGCCTTCTTCAATAGATTTTAATTGTCGATAAACAATTATCTGGAATCTGGATCCTTCAGGAAAATCATCTTTTTATGTTTGAAACTTTAACTCTATGAAAAAATTCTACCGTTAAAAGGGGCGGAATCCCTAAAAGAACCAATCTGCTAAAGGGTATGCTATTTTGATTATTTTTAAGTTGATAAACTACCGCAGATCTAAAATGATAGCACTCGCTCGATGCATTCTTACAAGAGCAAGCGAACCGGTAAATTCGGATCGAGTAGGAGGGAGCGATTAACTCCCGACCTCTCACACCACCGTACGTACCGTTCGGTATACGGCGGTTCAATTAAGATATATGACGCAAAGTTTCATAACGTGCTATCAAACTTTTGAGCCCTTGGGAACTCCAGTAGGAGTTTCCGAGGGCTCTATGCAATACCGGACTATTTGAAATTCGCCTGGCTCATGGGAGAGTTCAAGACACGCGATGATGTCGTCAAACTGTTCATCGCCCGTGCCAAAGAGATTTCGGAGACCAATCACTCTTATCAGGCGACCACTCTATTGGCCATCTACTCTGCGAAAGTGTTCGCCCGGCCAGAACTCGCCGCAAGTAGTGAGTCCGCTTTCTTCTTGCATCTTCTGTCACAAGTGAATGACAACGACCTTCGCCATTTTGAACTCATCTATGACCACGCGGCTGCTCTCGAGCATAAATTTACTCCACTTTACGCTTGTGACGCCTATTATCAATCAATCGGTAATCCAGTCTTTCAACAACTTCCCCCTCAAGAACGGGAGGCTGCTCTCTTGGCGAGGCTAAGCGACGACCCGGAATTCATATCGTTTTACACGAGTACAGACAAGCTGACATTCCTGGGTGTGTTGATGCAGCGTTCGTTCAGTTACGGAAGCATCGGACATACTCAAATCTCATTGAACCCATATAGCGATACGTTAAAAGAACTGTTAGAAGAGTCCCGGTTGTTAGAAGATTCTTTGAGGCGTTCATCGAGCCCTTCGTAACCTCAATTCCGTACCGCCTAGTCTCGATAAGTACGCCTCATGATTAATCTAGAGTTTTTGTATACAGAGTACTTGACATATGGTCATATCTAATCAAAAGTGACGAGAACACTTTAAAATGTATACATTTCGACGTCGAAATGGATTAGGCTTGTCAGCAATGCCTCGTCTTGTGTTTACGTAGTAAATACGCGAAAATGGAAGTGAGATGAATGCGAGTCAACATGCGTTCAAATGAGAAATCTATCAAATGGTAAAGTGGTGAATGCTGTGCAGTCTAATGAAACCAAAGTGACCTCTTTTCGAGTCTCCCAAGAGGTAAAAGAACATATCCAGCGATTGTCGGAACAGCGGCAACTGTCGACAAATCAATTGTTTGAAGAACTGATCACCTTGGCTGATAAACAGGTGCCAGACCCATTGATCAGTGAGGAGAACGATGCTCTCCAGGCGGCACTGAATCAGGTGCTAGCCCTTTTCAATGAACGTGCCACGCGGCTCGAGCTTCAAACAAAGGAGCACGAACGAATCCGTTCGCGCTATCAAAAGACGATTCATGACCTTGAGCAAAGCATCATCATAGAGTCGGAACAGCTCAAAGAGGACTATGAGCGTCAAGTCGCGGCCCACGACCAGGAATTAATTCCACTTCAACATCAAGTGGAGCTCCTATTCGCCGAGAAACAGAACGCTCAGGACGCCCTCGAGACCGAACGTGCTTCTTTCAAAGAAGAACTAAAGGCCCAGAAGAAGTTGGTCTTTAATTTAGAAGAAGACGTCAAGAAGCTCGAGCTAGAGCGCAGCCAGCTCAATCGTCAAAACCAGAACCTGATGGACACGCTTGACGATTTGAAGGCACGAACGCGACGAAACGACCAACTCGAAGAGGAGAACCAAAAACTTCATTTGGAAGTGCAGCTCCTCCGTCGTGAAAAAGAGGCGTTCGAGAACCGGTTACAGGAACAGGTCGAGCTCGCGGTCCTGCGGGAGCGGAACACCCAACAAAATAAACAATGATACGAAAAGGGTACTAGATTGAGTCAACCAGTGACTAAATCTAGTACCCTTATATTTATTACAAAGTAAGGATTTTACGGTTTGAAGAAATCGCCTGATACATGTTCCATGATTTGACCAAAAAAGCTCCATTTATACGTAGAATCATAACCTCATGAGAGTATAAAAATGACTCGACTTGGTCCAATTAAGATTTCACCCGCAATCCACGCTTCTTGAATCGATTACGCTTTTCTTCTAATTTCACTTTCATATCTACCGAGAACGTACTTTCAGGAGTGTTGTAGGCGCGCCGTGCTGCCATACTAAGCATTTTAGCCACATCCTCTGCCCGATCGTCCTGTAAATCAAGCAGTGAAGATCGAACATACTGGCGAGCCATTTCTCGGTCACGTAGCGATTCAGGGACCGATACATGACGACTTAATGCCAGAGCCAATTGAGCCGTCTCTAAGCGATAGCTTGTCCCACCTGCCTGCATACGATTCAGTTCATCCGCTAGCTCGCTTTGCAGAAGTACATGATTACTGTCCGTCATCGGTCACCCTCCTCTACTCTTCTTTTGATTTATTATATACCCTTTTCCTGAAAAATTCGACTCAAGTCGTGCACGTTACAAAATGGATCGTCCCACGTCATGTTCGCTTTATATTCCTCTACAAGTTCGAGAAGTTTGTCTTTATCGCAAAGTTCCAATAGGTTCGTCTTTTCGAGATCCTCTAAGTCCTTTTGGCGAGAGGAGAAGATCTTGGTACATGCTAATAGTTCAATGTCAGGGACATACACATCAATCGCCTCGAATAGACCTTCGATCTTATGACGGAATTCATTTTCTCTAAAGTCTTCACGGGGTGGGAACTGAATGACCCCTTCGACAATTTCAATTTCATATTCATGAAGTGCCTCTTTTAATTCAGGTGTCACAACGCCCTCCGTCACGCGAATGTCAATATCTCGCGTCGGACGATACTCGGCATCTTTATTCATCATTTCAATGAAGAGAAGGATCCCCGAGGCGCCAACCACAACAAACTCGACTTCGATGTTTCTTGAGGCGCAAAAGGTATCAAGCACGAGCAAGGTATCGATGATACTTTCCACGTCCTTGTATTGATTAGAGTAAGTCATGTATGTCCCTCCTGATGAAAATGACCCACTCTGATTCGGTATGTTAAGAATCTTCGTGGGCCATGATGTATTTCGCTTCTCTCAATTTAATTCGTATTTAAATAGGCACTGAGAGCCCGCCGGATAATCTCATCTTCTGACACATGTTCTTTTTGCGCGGCTTGCGTTAATCCGACGTATAAAGGATCTGTCAGATCAGCAAAGCGAATCTGTACACGCATGGGTTTCACAGATTTAGTTTCGACTTCGAGCACGCGTTGTTCCTGACGTTCGATCAACATCCGTTTCACTTCACGGAGTTCTTCACGTGTCATCTCGTACACCGTCTTGTCTCCTGAAGCTGTGTAGTACTTCTTATTCTCGAGTAGCGCGAGCTTCGGATCTTCTGGCCACGACAACAACTCAGCAAGCTTCGTTGCACTGAAATCTTGCTCGAGCGTCTTCTCTAAGATGTTCGGACCAAACGTATTCCAAAATGAGACAAATCGATTCACTTGAGAATGTGACATGCCAATTTTGGCTAAGAAGTCTTTCCAATTGCCTTCTTCTTGTTTGAACTCTTTCTTCGTCTCAGGATCACGGAACAGACTATTTGCGTGTGCAAGTATACGACACTTTTCGACAAAGCTAGTCGCTTGAATCGCGTCGATGTGGTTGTAATATTGAACGATTCCGTCCATATCCTCAGGGAGCTTCTTGGTGATGATACGTGACAACCCCGTCGCCGGCAGGGCCTGATAAGGGTTCGACACGGTCGTCGTCGCCGAGAATTCTTTCACGGCATCGACTTGTTCCGTACGGCTATCCGTCGTTTGTTGATTCTGATTCACCGGAAGGTTGGCACTGAATGTCGAAATCTTCGGTGTATGTTTCTTTCGGTTGCGTGTCATAACGACAATACCTCCTCAGCAAGTTGTAAATAGGCATCGGTTGCCGGGCTCTTGTGATCAATGACAGGACGAGACTCTCGTTGTAGTGTCTGAACCTTCACCGCATAAGGAATCGTCGTCAAAACCGGAATACCGACTTCTTTCCCAAGTTCTTCAAGTTCTTCGACTGTCGTGACATCCCCTTTCGAGCGAGCACTCACCATCGTCGGGATGAAGGCAGCGATATGGATGTCTTCCCGGAAGCGCTTCATCTCTTCAAGCTCTTCTGGAGCCGAGTAGACGGCATCCATTGAGAACTTCTGCATCTGTACAGGCATCACGATGCGGTCCTGCGCGACGAGTGCGCAGCGAGCATAAGGGTTAAGCGCTGAAGTCGATCCTGGGCAATCGATGAGACAGATGTCAAACAATTCGTCGATTTTGGCGAGTTCTTCGCTGAGGCGATATTCATATCCGATTTGACTCGTTAAGTCACTGGGTGAGGCCGAACGTCTGGTTGGCACAAGATAGACGGTACCTGTCTCATACTCGCATGTCACAATGACCTGTTCGATTGGTGTGTAGAATGGGTCATTCTCTTCTAGTAGACAATCGAGTAAGACTTTTCCTTCGTAATCGTTCGTGAGACCGAGTCCATTCGTCGAAGACGCCTGATCGTCCGCGTCGATGACGAGGACACGTAATCCGTCACGAGCATAAGCATGCGCCAAGTTGATGGTCGTCGTCGACTTCCCGACGCCGCCCTTTCGATTGTACAATGCGATTTTCTTCATGATTCGTCTCCTCGCTTCTCGTCTGTGACGTCGATGATATTGTCGTTCACGGTCCGCTCGATGATTTCCGTCAACAGTTCACTCACACTCCGATTTTGGGCATGTGCATACTGTTGGAACTGATCGGACAGGTCGGACGGGATTCGCGCCGAAAGGACGGCAGATGGTTTCTTTGTTTTTTGAAACGGGCTGACCTTGACCTGTTGCACAGATTCACGGGTCTTACGCGCCGCACGAATCTGTTTGACCGTTAATTCGTCAACACCTCGAGACTCGCCGTCGATATAGAGTCCCTGTTCGACGACCTCTTCGACGTTGTCGAGATACATCAGTTCAAACAGTTTGGAAGCCGGTAAGCTCGCAAGAGATGCTTCGAGTGGATGTAACGTCTCGTAGGCTTTGACGTACCGGGATGCAAGCGAACTCGACATCGATACGGCCTCGAGGAACCCCATCCATTCTTTTTTGTCGTGCATCTCAGAACGGGCGATGACGAGCCGTTTCCCGATCTCGAATACTGAAATCGTTTGAACTTTTGAAAGCTCATTAATTTCATGAACAAGGTCCTCGACTTCTTTAGAGACCGGAAGTTTTTGGACAAGCGAGCTGATATTCGTCAAACCACTTTGATACGGGTGCTGCTCACTCGGTTTGATTTTATGAATATTACGGTTCCGTGCCTTCATGATGTCTCACCTGCTTGTTCGACGACTTGCTTGGCCAACAGTCGAAACGGTTCAGCGAGCACCTTTGATTCCTTGGAGCGGTACTGGATGACACTCTTTCCACTATCGGCAGCTTTCTCGATAAATGTGGATTGCTTGATCATCGGAAGAATCTCTAATGCCTCTTCATTTGCGATGACTTCCATCGCCTCATAATATTCTTTATCTGCCTTTAAAGAGGCATCCATGGCGACGGGAAGTATCCCTGTGATGACTAGGTCTGGGTTATAGAATTTTTTCACTTTTTGTACGGTTCGGACCGTGCTAGAAAGTTGGTCGAACACGAGCTTTTTCGGCATGAACGGGATGACCGTCATGTTTGACGTCGAAAGCACGACTTTCGAGAGTTCGTTGATTGATGGGACCGAATCTAAGATGATCCAATCAAACTCATCCTCGAGCGGTGTAATCATGTCCTTTAATAAGAAGAGCTTGTCTTGCTCGGAGATCAAATTGATCAACCTGGCATTTCGTTCATTCGAAGGGAGAAGACTCACGTGATACGTTTCATCATCAAACAGGACTTCTTTGATATCGAGATTACGTGTATGTACATCAAACATCGTCATGTACTTGATTGTGTCGGACTCTTTTAACATCAGTTTACTTAGAGAGCCTTGAGGATCTAAGTCAATGATCAAGACCCGTTGTCCCAGCTCACCCAATGCGTACGCCATATTCAAAGAACAGGTCGTCTTGCCTGATCCACCTTTCGATATATAAAACGTGAGTATGTTCATCTTCTCTCCCCTTTCTCTCTCATATCATGTCATAATCTTATTTTCCTTACAACATAAAAACGAGTGTAAATCGAATAAATGCTAATTTAATTTGTATACATTAAAATTGAGTCGTTGTATACGATATTTACTAGTCAATAGATGCTGTATACGTTTCGACGTCGAATTGTATACATTTTTGTATTGGTAGCTTTCACAGAAACTGATTGAACAAGAACAAAATTGATTCCTAAATCTCTTATTGAAGAAAGACGTCATATAGTTGGATCTGGCTTAAATAATAGAAGAAGATATAAAACCATATTCTTCTGAGTTTAATAAATATAAATAGATTATAGAGAGTTAAATAAAGATTAATAGAATTGGAAAATGTGGAGAATCACTAAACCCAGTCATACCAGTCGTTCTGACAGTTTAAGTGAAAAGAGAAACTTCGAGGAGATTACTGTTTCTTTCATCATAGCTTTTTTTATTTCACTAAAAATTTGGGATTTAAGAAACAAAAGATGATTTACTTCGATGAATACTTGATTAAGTGGTTAGTGTACTTGATTTTTTTCCTAAAATTAAAAATAGGGCAGTCGATACCCATTGACTGTCTAAGAGTACAGTTGCGAATAACATACAGACAGAAACTACCTGCAAAAATGAGTCATTTTCATATCTTTTTTCAAAAATGAGCACGACTAAAAGACCATCATACGATAGCCATTTTCGCCTGGGTCTCTTTTAGTTGTTGATGAAGATAGAAAATCGGTTCCTCAAAGAACAGTTTATGGGTGCTCGAGTGGACCAAATCCTCACGATGGTGAAGGAATGCTTGTTTTAACTCTTCGACGACCTGTTTGAACGTTTCGGCCCCGAATGTATCGCTCATCGAGAAGAGTGAGTCACGGTTGACCTTGAGTGCGTCAAAGTCGAAGAACTCCCCTACTCGCTTGCGCAATTCGAACCAAAGGAGCTGAACTTCAGTGCGATCTTTCTCTTTGATCTGCTTACTGTCTTGCGCA carries:
- a CDS encoding glucose-6-phosphate isomerase; amino-acid sequence: MYTNVLSFMTNSEFENISEFVKQAHNQLHQQTGPGSDYLGWIDWPINYDKEEFLQVKLAAERIQQQSDALIVIGIGGSYLGSKAAIEALSHTFHNQVKGNTEVYFAGHNISPTYITHLLQLLEGKDISINVISKSGTTTEPALAFRIFRTLLEKKYGKEEARNRIYVTTDRSKGALRNLAVEEGYETFVIPDNIGGRYSLLTPVGLLPMAVAGLNIDQVMQGTKAAYHKYNNPVLATNESYQYAAVRNIFYNKGKSIELFVSYEPGLLSTAEWWKQLFGESEGKDEKGLFPASVNFSTDLHSMGQYVQEGRRLFFETVLQVKKPSLDLVIQEDPANMDGLNFLAGKTMDEVNKKAALGTSLAHVDGGVPNLVIELDELNEFTFGEMIYFFEKACAISGTLLGVNPFDQPGVEAYKTNMFALLGKEGFEKEREKLENRLLPSGNSQNDEVKIQ
- the gndA gene encoding NADP-dependent phosphogluconate dehydrogenase — protein: MKQQIGVIGLGVMGKNLALNMESKGYSVSVYDYWTDRIDELAEKEAQGKKILGAYSVEEFVLSLETPRKILLMVKSGDTTDSVIESLLPHLQSGDILLDGGNSFFEDTNRRTAKLQEAGLHFLGAGISGGEEGARNGPSIMPGGPKEAYEQVKPILEAISAKVDDTPCSAYMGPDGAGHYVKMVHNGIEYGDMQLISEAYFIMKHALGLSVLEMSTIFSDWNKGELDSYLVEITADILNKRDEDTGKPLVDQILDVAGQKGTGKWTSQNALDLGVSLPIVTESVFARFISSVKEERVAASKILQGPEPEKQAGDSQEMIEAIRKALYMSKICSYAQGFAQMRAASEEYGWNIPYGDVAMIFRGGCIIRAQFLQKIKEAFDGNPELPNLLIDPYFQEIIGEYQHSLRKVLTLAIQQGIPAPAFSSALAYYDSYRSETLPANLIQAQRDYFGAHTYQRVDKEGFFHTEWQVK
- a CDS encoding DUF6036 family nucleotidyltransferase, with the protein product MTYSNQYKDVESIIDTLLVLDTFCASRNIEVEFVVVGASGILLFIEMMNKDAEYRPTRDIDIRVTEGVVTPELKEALHEYEIEIVEGVIQFPPREDFRENEFRHKIEGLFEAIDVYVPDIELLACTKIFSSRQKDLEDLEKTNLLELCDKDKLLELVEEYKANMTWDDPFCNVHDLSRIFQEKGI
- a CDS encoding ParA family protein — encoded protein: MKKIALYNRKGGVGKSTTTINLAHAYARDGLRVLVIDADDQASSTNGLGLTNDYEGKVLLDCLLEENDPFYTPIEQVIVTCEYETGTVYLVPTRRSASPSDLTSQIGYEYRLSEELAKIDELFDICLIDCPGSTSALNPYARCALVAQDRIVMPVQMQKFSMDAVYSAPEELEEMKRFREDIHIAAFIPTMVSARSKGDVTTVEELEELGKEVGIPVLTTIPYAVKVQTLQRESRPVIDHKSPATDAYLQLAEEVLSL
- a CDS encoding ParA family protein — its product is MNILTFYISKGGSGKTTCSLNMAYALGELGQRVLIIDLDPQGSLSKLMLKESDTIKYMTMFDVHTRNLDIKEVLFDDETYHVSLLPSNERNARLINLISEQDKLFLLKDMITPLEDEFDWIILDSVPSINELSKVVLSTSNMTVIPFMPKKLVFDQLSSTVRTVQKVKKFYNPDLVITGILPVAMDASLKADKEYYEAMEVIANEEALEILPMIKQSTFIEKAADSGKSVIQYRSKESKVLAEPFRLLAKQVVEQAGETS